The proteins below come from a single uncultured Carboxylicivirga sp. genomic window:
- a CDS encoding pentapeptide repeat-containing protein: protein MEETRKLDEFGVYSYQYAITSGYAYYNIEGEYKKYDFDMTDNSIGLGMSISNTLFCGNILVNNNPQHSILKIKHCHFQKALIFTRYTTFINAVIITNSVIFSKTLFLKCTFPKNLTFENNTFHKKVFFRKSKFYGRINFNNCKFLGGVDFEDCKFYPQTVKGTHQISVKSKVTFQNCVFGDGTNFVNATFDGLADFWNAKFLAPISFYKADFLGVTVFSAAKFKGNAMFTYTTFKDHLILRHAEFDKGIDLALSNIHGEVNLFKTKIDFKKYESVDSEEAPEKYDDIVVKELKIPIDNKRETFRILKNLSIQQNNRIDSLEFYRDELASYKTELKTKNSLKITFKNTINRCKNIKYRICQFICGKDGNCKKKDLEKTFFQEKIINYFNSLSNNHGQSYFKAFWFTVIFGAIIFGSSLLFIPCEGIEKMKLLKQLTIFLNPTHSFDYMEDYSPCQPFYIIDFLGRAIVGYGYYQFIAAFRKYTKK, encoded by the coding sequence ATGGAAGAAACTAGAAAACTAGATGAATTTGGTGTATACTCCTATCAATATGCTATAACAAGTGGTTATGCATATTATAATATAGAAGGTGAATATAAAAAATATGATTTTGATATGACAGACAATAGCATAGGCTTAGGCATGTCAATATCAAATACTTTATTTTGTGGTAATATATTAGTTAATAACAATCCACAACATTCAATACTCAAAATAAAGCATTGTCATTTTCAAAAAGCATTAATATTTACGAGATATACAACCTTTATCAATGCTGTTATTATCACGAATTCTGTTATTTTTAGTAAAACTTTATTCTTAAAATGTACATTTCCTAAAAACCTAACTTTTGAAAATAATACATTTCACAAAAAAGTATTTTTTAGGAAGTCAAAATTTTATGGCAGAATAAATTTCAACAACTGCAAGTTTTTAGGTGGAGTTGATTTTGAGGATTGCAAGTTTTATCCACAAACAGTTAAGGGAACACACCAGATATCAGTAAAGTCTAAAGTAACTTTTCAGAATTGTGTATTTGGTGACGGAACTAATTTTGTAAATGCAACCTTTGATGGTCTTGCAGATTTTTGGAATGCTAAATTTCTTGCACCAATATCATTTTATAAAGCAGATTTCTTGGGTGTAACCGTTTTTTCTGCTGCAAAATTCAAAGGTAATGCAATGTTTACCTACACCACCTTTAAAGATCACCTAATATTGCGACATGCAGAATTTGATAAAGGAATTGATTTAGCTTTATCTAATATACACGGTGAAGTTAACCTTTTTAAAACTAAAATTGATTTCAAAAAATATGAATCAGTTGATTCTGAAGAAGCCCCCGAAAAATATGATGATATAGTTGTTAAGGAACTAAAAATACCTATAGATAATAAACGTGAAACTTTCAGAATTCTTAAGAATTTATCAATTCAACAAAACAATAGAATTGATTCTTTAGAATTTTATAGAGATGAACTTGCCTCATATAAAACAGAACTAAAAACAAAGAATTCTCTTAAAATTACTTTTAAGAATACTATTAATAGATGTAAGAACATAAAATATAGAATTTGTCAATTCATTTGTGGCAAAGATGGTAATTGTAAGAAGAAGGATCTGGAAAAAACATTTTTCCAAGAAAAAATTATTAATTATTTTAACTCTTTATCAAATAACCACGGTCAAAGCTACTTTAAAGCTTTTTGGTTCACTGTAATTTTTGGTGCGATAATATTTGGTTCAAGTTTACTTTTTATTCCCTGTGAAGGAATTGAAAAAATGAAGTTATTGAAACAGTTAACAATATTCTTAAATCCTACTCATAGTTTTGATTATATGGAAGACTATTCACCTTGTCAACCCTTCTATATTATTGATTTTTTAGGTAGGGCAATTGTTGGATATGGGTATTATCAATTCATAGCTGCATTTAGAAAATATACCAAGAAGTAA
- a CDS encoding carboxypeptidase-like regulatory domain-containing protein: MNRNFVLFIFLLAISSPSFAQKKGVVIDELTKRPIPYVNIRISGTKTGINTDEKGLFEISGRSSDILLLSAVGFEDKKMAFKTVTDTIELVPVIYDLDEVTISSKGNTEQKIGRLNLQIAGYYRSGVTITAYYYPYKDKYKKTPYLKNIQFITNSHVKNAKFNIRLYNKAPDGSPGEMIYHKPIIGVARKGIHKMVVSLENLYLQFPSTGLFVAIEWLNFNENIYEEIDINGMRSEHIAPSFTAYRKDNKREEWFLTDRWRRSQLNKAKVQMKILLRE, from the coding sequence ATGAACAGGAATTTTGTACTATTCATATTCTTATTGGCAATATCATCCCCTTCTTTTGCTCAAAAAAAAGGTGTTGTAATTGATGAATTAACCAAAAGGCCAATTCCTTATGTGAATATTCGTATTTCAGGAACTAAAACAGGTATTAATACAGACGAGAAAGGTTTGTTTGAAATATCTGGAAGATCAAGCGACATACTATTACTTTCTGCTGTCGGATTTGAAGACAAGAAAATGGCATTTAAGACCGTTACGGATACAATAGAACTGGTTCCTGTGATATATGACTTGGATGAAGTTACAATATCATCAAAAGGTAATACTGAACAGAAAATAGGTAGACTTAATCTTCAAATAGCAGGGTATTATAGATCAGGCGTAACAATTACTGCGTATTACTATCCTTATAAGGATAAGTATAAAAAAACACCTTATTTAAAAAACATTCAGTTCATAACTAATTCCCATGTAAAGAACGCAAAATTTAATATTCGTTTATATAATAAAGCACCCGATGGTTCCCCAGGAGAAATGATATATCATAAACCAATTATTGGAGTTGCCCGAAAAGGAATACACAAAATGGTGGTTAGCTTAGAAAATTTATATCTCCAGTTTCCTTCAACCGGATTATTTGTCGCAATAGAATGGCTTAATTTCAATGAAAATATATATGAAGAAATTGATATTAATGGGATGAGAAGTGAACATATAGCCCCCTCATTTACAGCTTATAGAAAAGACAACAAAAGAGAGGAATGGTTTTTAACAGATCGTTGGAGAAGGTCACAACTAAATAAGGCAAAAGTTCAAATGAAAATATTATTAAGAGAATAA
- a CDS encoding SHOCT domain-containing protein: protein MTQRALITALCFLLTMNLFAKKDKVAYSPVIGFTSENVWPAVKVQLDFNKIPIESWSFADQKLKSSWQYYTSGISSKRCKWLFSYSDNLLHVEMIDIQTKIGDNPWTTYGTSQSKSERTMQAFMAMGISSVKEDKENFNKAIHDFYTSIETQSLFYENATELAGKRWFERYLKDKEVNWNLVFSNIDESSSRKKYKETFVFALEGKSKTFSFDNSNFFITKYTDSDSNVFTSQGSLVEVNGVCKELIHMGSSFYIVIEDKSVKADQSNSVADELLKLKGLLDQGIITQEEFETQKKKILEG from the coding sequence ATGACCCAAAGAGCATTAATAACAGCATTATGCTTTCTATTAACAATGAATCTATTTGCTAAAAAGGACAAAGTTGCTTATAGTCCGGTAATTGGCTTCACGTCAGAAAATGTTTGGCCTGCAGTGAAAGTTCAACTTGATTTTAATAAAATACCTATTGAATCATGGAGTTTCGCTGATCAAAAATTAAAATCTTCATGGCAGTATTATACCTCAGGAATATCAAGTAAAAGGTGTAAATGGTTGTTTTCTTATAGTGATAACCTTCTTCATGTGGAGATGATTGATATTCAGACTAAGATTGGTGATAATCCATGGACTACTTACGGAACATCACAATCTAAGTCAGAAAGGACTATGCAAGCATTTATGGCTATGGGTATTTCTAGTGTCAAAGAGGATAAAGAAAATTTCAATAAAGCGATTCATGATTTTTATACCAGTATAGAAACCCAGAGTTTATTTTATGAAAATGCCACTGAATTAGCAGGAAAGAGATGGTTTGAGCGATATTTAAAAGATAAGGAAGTAAACTGGAACCTTGTCTTTTCAAATATTGACGAAAGCTCAAGCAGAAAAAAATACAAAGAAACATTTGTGTTTGCTCTAGAAGGTAAATCAAAGACCTTTTCGTTTGATAACTCAAATTTCTTTATAACAAAATACACAGATTCTGATTCAAATGTATTCACATCACAAGGATCCTTAGTTGAAGTAAATGGTGTGTGTAAAGAATTAATTCATATGGGGAGTTCTTTTTATATTGTAATTGAAGATAAGAGTGTTAAAGCAGATCAATCTAATTCAGTTGCTGATGAACTTCTTAAACTAAAAGGTTTATTGGATCAAGGAATTATTACACAGGAAGAATTCGAAACTCAAAAGAAAAAAATTCTGGAAGGGTAG
- a CDS encoding metallophosphoesterase, with protein sequence MLVQYCSDLHLEFVQNSLFLHKNPIKPVGDILILAGDITYWGKKHFTHWFFDYVSDHFKKVYYIPGNHEFYTGKDLRILDKPVYEGIRENVYLVNNKVITADDVDLFFTVLWSNIPESKSLRVEHGVGDFHQIKYRGNRMNYKIFNHLHEDSLSFLKDAISASNARKKIVVTHHIPTQICNPECYRNSDINPAFVSEQYSLIHDWKIDYWIYGHHHANMPETNINGTKLVTNQLGYADLGEHHSYRHSAWFDI encoded by the coding sequence ATGTTAGTGCAATATTGTTCTGATTTACATTTAGAATTTGTTCAAAACAGTTTATTTCTGCATAAGAATCCCATAAAACCAGTTGGTGATATATTGATTCTGGCCGGGGATATTACTTATTGGGGGAAGAAACATTTTACACATTGGTTCTTCGATTACGTATCCGATCATTTTAAGAAGGTATACTATATACCGGGTAACCATGAGTTTTATACAGGAAAGGATTTAAGAATATTAGACAAACCAGTATACGAAGGCATAAGGGAGAATGTATATCTTGTGAATAACAAGGTAATAACAGCTGATGATGTTGATTTATTTTTTACTGTACTTTGGTCAAACATTCCGGAATCTAAATCATTAAGAGTTGAGCATGGAGTGGGCGATTTTCACCAGATTAAGTATCGCGGCAATCGAATGAACTATAAAATTTTCAATCACCTACATGAAGACAGTCTGTCATTTCTAAAAGATGCCATATCTGCTTCCAATGCACGTAAGAAGATAGTAGTAACACATCATATTCCCACGCAAATATGCAATCCTGAGTGTTATCGTAATTCAGATATCAATCCTGCATTTGTTTCTGAGCAATATTCATTAATACATGATTGGAAAATTGATTACTGGATCTATGGTCATCACCACGCCAATATGCCAGAAACTAATATTAATGGAACTAAGCTAGTGACTAACCAATTGGGATATGCTGATTTGGGTGAACATCATAGTTATAGGCATAGTGCTTGGTTTGATATTTGA
- the tcmP gene encoding three-Cys-motif partner protein TcmP yields the protein MADKFHIQPFDEGTLVKLELLKLYVRGWLPVFITRHNIVWKDIFIYDFFSGAGKDSTGKFGSPLIILNELRGYCPSIMEKGLKVRLLFNELQQDVSENLKSNVADFFTQCQAKNEFSCCIKCSTENKCPFAVTIEQKEFKQLFNESYPTMDMHAEMPRFMFLDQFGIKQITQDIFRKLTGLKRTDFLFFISSSFVRRFSEMDEFKRYLQVSKQNFDESQPEHCHRIILNYYKSLTKDQNYYIAPFSIKKNKNIYGLIFGSNSSLGMEKYLDAAWSIDRDTGEANFNIDNDTILTGQPSLFPEENVVKKVDVFERNLIEWLKTGARSNHEIYLYTLAHGMRKTHTSEILKRNQKRLSITSNDKIRNGYFYLGYKHEKYIKIKINE from the coding sequence ATGGCAGATAAATTCCATATTCAACCTTTTGATGAAGGAACCTTAGTCAAGCTCGAATTATTGAAGTTATATGTGAGAGGCTGGTTACCTGTTTTTATAACACGGCACAATATTGTTTGGAAAGACATATTCATTTATGACTTTTTCTCTGGAGCCGGCAAGGATTCGACTGGTAAATTTGGTAGTCCTTTAATAATCTTGAATGAATTAAGAGGATATTGCCCCTCAATAATGGAAAAAGGACTTAAAGTTAGGTTGTTATTTAATGAACTGCAGCAAGATGTATCTGAAAATTTAAAAAGTAATGTGGCTGATTTCTTCACTCAATGTCAAGCAAAAAATGAATTCAGCTGTTGTATTAAATGTTCAACGGAGAATAAATGTCCGTTTGCTGTAACAATAGAACAGAAGGAGTTTAAACAACTTTTTAATGAATCATATCCAACAATGGATATGCATGCAGAGATGCCTCGATTTATGTTTCTTGATCAATTCGGTATTAAGCAAATAACTCAAGATATTTTTCGAAAACTGACAGGATTAAAGAGGACTGATTTTCTTTTCTTTATATCATCCTCTTTTGTGCGACGATTTTCAGAGATGGATGAATTTAAAAGGTATTTACAAGTTAGTAAACAGAATTTTGATGAATCACAACCGGAACATTGTCACCGAATTATATTAAACTATTATAAGTCTTTAACTAAGGATCAAAACTATTATATTGCTCCATTCTCCATTAAAAAGAATAAGAATATCTATGGATTAATATTTGGGTCAAATAGTTCGCTTGGTATGGAAAAATATTTAGATGCAGCATGGTCAATTGATAGGGACACTGGCGAAGCTAATTTTAATATTGACAATGATACAATTCTGACTGGCCAGCCAAGTCTTTTCCCTGAAGAGAATGTTGTAAAAAAAGTTGATGTTTTTGAAAGAAATTTAATTGAATGGCTTAAAACCGGAGCAAGATCTAATCATGAGATATATTTATATACCCTAGCGCATGGTATGCGTAAAACTCACACATCTGAAATTCTAAAAAGAAACCAGAAACGACTTTCAATTACTAGTAATGATAAAATAAGAAATGGTTATTTTTACCTCGGATATAAGCACGAGAAGTATATAAAGATTAAAATTAATGAGTAG
- a CDS encoding phage Gp37/Gp68 family protein, whose amino-acid sequence MSSSKIEWTESTWNPTTGCTKISSGCANCYAERMAARLKSMGSEKYLNGFDVTIHEQCLSEPYSWKKPKMIFVNSMSDLFHEDIPFEFIEKVFKVMNDNPHHIFQVLTKRAELLYEYSARLNWTRNIWMGVTVEDARAKYRIDYLRQTGAAIKFLSCEPLITDLGTINLKGINWVIVGGESGPKSRPIKENWVLDIYSQCKKNNVPFFFKQWGGVNKKKNGKKLKGEIYHEMPQL is encoded by the coding sequence ATGAGTAGCTCAAAAATTGAATGGACTGAATCTACCTGGAACCCAACAACTGGTTGTACAAAAATCTCTTCCGGTTGTGCCAATTGTTATGCGGAAAGAATGGCTGCTAGGTTAAAATCTATGGGTTCAGAAAAATATTTAAATGGATTCGATGTCACCATTCATGAGCAATGCCTATCTGAACCATACTCCTGGAAGAAACCTAAAATGATTTTTGTAAATTCTATGAGTGATCTCTTTCATGAAGACATACCTTTTGAATTTATTGAGAAGGTTTTTAAGGTAATGAATGACAATCCCCATCATATTTTTCAGGTGTTAACAAAACGCGCTGAATTACTATATGAATACAGCGCTAGACTAAACTGGACGCGTAATATCTGGATGGGGGTAACCGTAGAAGATGCAAGAGCCAAGTACAGAATAGATTATTTAAGACAGACGGGTGCAGCTATAAAGTTTCTATCATGTGAGCCATTAATCACTGATTTAGGAACCATTAACTTAAAAGGAATAAATTGGGTGATTGTTGGTGGTGAGTCTGGGCCAAAGTCCAGACCAATAAAAGAAAATTGGGTCTTAGATATTTACAGTCAATGTAAAAAAAATAATGTCCCATTCTTCTTTAAGCAATGGGGAGGAGTCAATAAAAAGAAAAATGGGAAAAAATTAAAAGGAGAGATTTATCATGAGATGCCTCAATTGTGA
- a CDS encoding AAA family ATPase, giving the protein MENRKELHMLTGAIGTGKSTFAEDLKNKTNMDILSDDKIEENNSELTDNEVEHVIMEDFLDLLSNEKPFILDGLNINASSRNQYIRRVRNKGYKIIAYDFGPGNNISLDRRLNDDRGVPHDRWKQIAESNRNDYESPKVTEGIMLIRKMIN; this is encoded by the coding sequence ATGGAAAACAGGAAAGAATTACATATGCTTACTGGAGCAATTGGGACAGGTAAATCAACTTTTGCTGAAGATCTGAAGAATAAAACGAATATGGATATATTATCAGATGACAAAATTGAAGAAAACAACAGCGAACTCACTGACAATGAAGTTGAGCATGTAATAATGGAAGATTTTCTTGACCTTTTATCGAATGAAAAACCCTTCATTCTAGACGGTCTAAACATTAATGCCTCGTCAAGAAATCAATATATAAGAAGAGTAAGAAACAAGGGGTATAAAATAATTGCTTATGATTTTGGACCAGGCAACAACATTTCTCTCGATAGAAGATTAAATGACGATAGAGGTGTTCCACATGATAGGTGGAAACAAATTGCAGAATCAAATCGAAATGATTATGAATCACCTAAAGTTACTGAAGGGATAATGTTGATTAGAAAAATGATAAACTAG
- a CDS encoding DUF5712 family protein: MPIIKFDTPQIHNANLNSSSRYVNYLLKEDSNKGFKKNFFYNCSQDYITAQDVINSIDSINKQGLRRTDPKFFTGSINFSEEELRHINNDFNKIKSYTREVFILYAKQYNRDISPNDINWYAKIEEYRYFDGKVGSKQGQIKPGLHTHVHFLISRKTKSGNKISHKTNHKDSKKGVIKGGFNRSEYFYNCEKQFDNQFNYRRPINETYIYRNKIKNGTLDERTQTIKTSVSANTIQTKYADLDNNQKLKAIEKLALYMQYGISKNKPILVLDIKALQATEKANNYNGNIYKNLLKLNSQLKTGKMDYIGDVTKKIIDSTKNPYSSDSIQIQENKSPKQPIDIKDDISLNSINFNSLIIEPSSPVTSGIEYKEESKRKKRKGRKIN, encoded by the coding sequence ATGCCTATAATTAAATTCGATACACCTCAGATCCACAATGCAAACTTGAATTCATCATCAAGATATGTTAACTACTTACTTAAAGAAGACTCTAACAAGGGGTTTAAAAAAAATTTTTTCTACAACTGTTCTCAAGATTACATAACTGCACAAGATGTAATCAATTCAATAGATAGTATTAATAAACAGGGTTTAAGAAGAACGGATCCAAAATTCTTTACTGGATCTATTAATTTTAGCGAAGAGGAACTTAGGCATATAAATAATGATTTTAATAAAATTAAATCTTATACGCGAGAAGTATTTATTTTATACGCGAAACAATATAATAGAGATATTAGTCCTAATGATATAAATTGGTATGCAAAAATAGAAGAATATAGGTATTTCGACGGTAAAGTAGGTTCAAAACAAGGACAAATAAAACCAGGCCTTCATACTCATGTTCATTTTTTAATATCAAGGAAGACCAAGTCAGGTAATAAAATCAGTCATAAAACCAACCATAAAGACAGTAAAAAAGGTGTTATTAAAGGAGGATTTAATCGTTCAGAGTATTTTTATAACTGTGAGAAGCAGTTTGATAACCAATTTAACTATAGAAGACCAATTAACGAAACATACATTTATAGAAATAAGATAAAGAATGGAACGCTTGATGAGAGAACACAAACTATAAAAACCAGCGTATCTGCAAATACTATCCAAACTAAATATGCAGATCTTGACAATAACCAAAAATTAAAAGCAATTGAGAAATTAGCTTTATATATGCAATATGGCATTTCGAAAAATAAACCAATTTTGGTATTGGACATTAAGGCACTCCAAGCCACTGAGAAAGCAAATAATTACAATGGAAATATTTACAAAAATTTATTAAAACTTAATTCCCAATTAAAGACAGGTAAAATGGACTATATTGGAGATGTAACTAAAAAGATTATTGATAGCACCAAAAATCCGTATTCATCTGATTCTATTCAAATCCAGGAGAATAAATCCCCAAAACAACCAATTGATATAAAAGATGATATTTCATTAAATTCAATCAATTTCAATTCTTTAATAATAGAACCATCATCCCCTGTGACAAGTGGTATTGAATATAAAGAAGAGTCTAAGAGAAAGAAAAGGAAAGGTAGAAAAATTAATTAG
- a CDS encoding BfmA/BtgA family mobilization protein, whose protein sequence is MNNNSNNLNTTINISKVHYKQLKTLSKRFGVSNLQFINAAVNFLRTSGVNPLDKNIGAAEQFKRLEKRNDEILRFFRVFESQKLQPILDNLIITQRMLDEKTSDIPTCKDIKDIEANMNRDFKNGVEYIHKGQASNHNYLKKIDKILNDILQKQEQHQKLIENLFSTINKSDNRENINQSLFNRF, encoded by the coding sequence ATGAATAATAATTCAAATAATCTGAATACAACCATTAATATTTCAAAAGTTCATTACAAACAACTAAAAACCCTATCTAAAAGGTTTGGAGTGTCTAATTTGCAGTTTATTAATGCTGCGGTTAACTTTTTAAGAACCAGCGGAGTGAATCCGCTAGATAAAAACATTGGTGCGGCAGAACAATTTAAGCGCCTAGAAAAAAGGAATGACGAGATACTCCGGTTTTTCCGTGTTTTTGAGTCGCAAAAACTCCAACCAATTCTAGATAATTTGATAATTACACAAAGGATGCTTGATGAAAAAACATCAGACATACCAACATGTAAGGATATTAAAGATATAGAAGCAAACATGAATAGGGATTTTAAAAATGGAGTTGAATATATCCATAAAGGTCAAGCCAGTAATCACAACTATTTGAAAAAAATCGATAAAATACTGAATGATATTCTTCAGAAACAAGAACAACACCAAAAGCTTATTGAAAATCTATTTTCTACAATCAATAAATCTGATAATAGAGAGAATATAAATCAAAGTCTATTTAACCGATTTTAA
- a CDS encoding replication initiation protein, whose product MKFDNPTFVYVPNRIASAKYGYSLIQERIFNAVIFHMQEPIQEQLKGVPIAQMNLFSDNSTDIIELNIPLSHIGKPQQYGRIKDAIKELAGVVVEIPYYNKVKRSHMIRYTGLFKANLYANAKRTSFITIEIEKGVAEMLISIERNKYDSPIHFTRYVYEVVQNARKKYTPRIYKLLCSWKKKGEFYMTINELRQLLGLEDKYKDYCDIKNHVLKQVQEELESMADLWFNCSDKSFYMKDRNGGRLHFVILNHRIIKEGEVRREQIVQMLNNIFSFSGKEIISVHNIIRNVIDFHRVYNKIQEVSEKIDSKEIYETNAKKKYMLKALQNEFNSG is encoded by the coding sequence ATGAAGTTTGATAATCCAACATTCGTGTATGTTCCGAATAGAATAGCATCAGCTAAGTATGGTTATAGCCTTATTCAAGAAAGAATATTTAATGCTGTAATTTTTCACATGCAGGAGCCCATTCAGGAACAACTTAAAGGTGTACCAATAGCACAGATGAATTTGTTTAGTGATAATTCCACTGACATTATCGAGTTAAACATTCCATTAAGTCATATAGGTAAACCCCAGCAATATGGGAGAATAAAAGATGCGATAAAAGAACTGGCTGGTGTTGTTGTTGAAATTCCATATTACAATAAGGTAAAGCGTAGTCATATGATACGGTATACCGGACTATTTAAAGCAAACTTATATGCTAATGCAAAGAGAACATCTTTTATAACAATTGAAATCGAAAAAGGAGTAGCAGAAATGCTTATATCAATTGAACGGAATAAATACGATAGTCCTATTCATTTTACAAGGTATGTATATGAAGTCGTTCAGAATGCAAGAAAGAAATATACTCCTAGAATTTATAAACTTCTATGCAGTTGGAAGAAGAAGGGTGAGTTTTATATGACTATTAATGAGCTACGGCAACTACTAGGGCTTGAAGATAAATATAAGGACTATTGTGACATTAAAAATCATGTTCTTAAACAAGTACAGGAAGAGTTAGAATCTATGGCTGATTTGTGGTTTAATTGCAGTGATAAATCGTTTTATATGAAGGATCGAAATGGTGGCAGATTACATTTTGTTATACTTAATCATAGAATCATCAAGGAAGGAGAAGTGCGTAGAGAGCAAATCGTCCAAATGCTGAATAATATTTTTTCATTTTCGGGGAAAGAAATAATTTCAGTGCATAATATTATCCGGAATGTAATAGATTTTCATAGGGTCTACAATAAAATTCAAGAGGTATCAGAGAAAATTGATTCTAAGGAGATCTATGAAACAAATGCAAAAAAGAAGTATATGTTGAAGGCGCTACAAAATGAGTTCAATAGTGGTTAA
- a CDS encoding MFS transporter, producing MKNTGIFKRFTRAFWVANFAELLERAAYYGVFIVITLYLSRILAFTDIQAAAISGTFSALLYFLPTFTGAYADKIGFKKSLIVAFGFLSVGYFGLGMFPTLLESAGLAKYGYTTEFTGLREANEKYIIIPIMALIIIGGSFIKSVITGTVAKETDEANRATGFSVFYTIVNIGAFSGKTLVKPLREAMGNVGLINISFFSADMTLLALFAVIFFFRPSVTKGQGKSIKEIWNALIRVVCNARLIILILIITGFWMVQHQLYATMPKYVLRMAGESASPSWYANVNPLIVFTTVGFITSLFKRKSALFSMTIGMFIMPVSAFAMAAGNMIDTDSINLGFIHMHPVAFMMIVGIAFQGLAESFISPRFLEYFSIQAPKGEEGLYLGFSHLHSFISSILGFGLSGLLLEKYCPDPDLLSETEKLTAYDHAHYIWFVFVGIASVSAISLIIYGKVTKWIDNKNAIA from the coding sequence ATGAAAAACACCGGTATTTTCAAACGATTTACCCGTGCTTTTTGGGTAGCAAACTTTGCTGAGTTACTCGAAAGAGCAGCTTATTATGGAGTATTTATTGTTATTACTCTTTACCTTTCCCGTATTCTTGCTTTTACTGATATTCAGGCTGCTGCCATATCCGGAACATTTAGTGCCTTGTTGTATTTTCTTCCAACATTTACAGGCGCTTACGCAGATAAAATAGGATTCAAAAAATCGTTAATCGTTGCTTTTGGATTCCTATCTGTCGGGTACTTTGGTCTTGGAATGTTCCCTACCTTATTAGAATCAGCTGGTTTAGCTAAATATGGATATACAACTGAGTTTACCGGTTTACGCGAAGCCAATGAAAAATACATCATCATTCCAATAATGGCTTTAATTATTATTGGAGGTAGTTTTATTAAATCGGTTATTACAGGTACTGTTGCCAAAGAAACCGACGAAGCCAATCGAGCCACCGGTTTTTCGGTATTTTATACGATTGTGAATATTGGAGCATTTTCTGGTAAAACATTGGTTAAACCCTTGCGCGAAGCCATGGGTAATGTTGGTTTGATAAACATTAGTTTCTTTTCTGCAGATATGACATTACTTGCACTGTTTGCAGTGATCTTCTTTTTCCGTCCTTCGGTAACCAAAGGACAAGGCAAATCAATTAAAGAAATATGGAATGCATTAATCAGAGTTGTTTGTAATGCTCGATTGATTATTCTAATTCTAATTATTACTGGCTTTTGGATGGTTCAGCACCAGCTTTATGCAACCATGCCTAAATATGTTCTTCGCATGGCAGGCGAAAGTGCCAGTCCCTCTTGGTATGCCAACGTTAATCCATTAATTGTATTTACTACTGTTGGTTTTATCACATCTTTGTTTAAAAGAAAAAGTGCATTGTTTTCTATGACAATTGGTATGTTTATCATGCCCGTTTCGGCCTTTGCAATGGCGGCTGGTAATATGATTGACACAGATTCAATCAACCTTGGCTTTATACATATGCATCCTGTGGCTTTTATGATGATTGTAGGAATTGCATTTCAGGGCCTAGCTGAATCGTTTATCTCACCAAGATTCTTAGAGTACTTTTCGATTCAGGCACCTAAAGGCGAAGAAGGATTGTACTTAGGTTTTAGTCACCTTCACTCCTTTATTTCATCTATCTTAGGTTTTGGATTATCAGGTTTGCTATTGGAAAAATACTGCCCTGATCCGGATCTGTTAAGCGAAACTGAAAAATTAACAGCTTACGATCATGCACACTATATTTGGTTTGTATTTGTAGGCATTGCTTCTGTCTCGGCTATATCACTGATAATCTATGGAAAAGTAACCAAATGGATTGATAACAAAAATGCTATCGCATAA